One part of the Flavobacterium johnsoniae UW101 genome encodes these proteins:
- a CDS encoding single-stranded DNA-binding protein: MEITGRITKDALARKVGNKKQVVNFSIAINDSYKPKGSTEYKQITTFIDCSYWLNAKLAEWLKKGTLVQLFGRVGLSTYIGHDGSAMGSLTFHINSLKILAFAKKEDTSASAVSAPKKQNSSDDPDDLPF; encoded by the coding sequence ATGGAAATCACAGGACGTATTACAAAAGATGCATTAGCCCGTAAAGTGGGAAATAAAAAACAGGTCGTTAACTTCTCCATTGCCATCAATGATAGCTACAAACCCAAAGGAAGCACCGAGTACAAACAGATTACAACTTTTATCGACTGCTCGTATTGGCTCAATGCCAAACTTGCCGAATGGCTTAAAAAAGGGACGCTAGTTCAGCTCTTCGGGCGTGTGGGGCTGAGTACTTATATCGGTCACGACGGCTCGGCTATGGGGTCTTTAACCTTTCACATCAACAGCCTTAAGATTTTGGCTTTTGCCAAAAAAGAGGACACATCTGCGAGCGCAGTTTCTGCACCTAAAAAACAAAATTCCTCAGACGATCCCGATGACCTGCCTTTCTAA
- a CDS encoding DUF7222 domain-containing protein, which yields MKALDKNEYTDYDVSHVFNEIILSHLDSYNGKKKQQLKSFLEDLQKGGCISGMIGEFIYHNDCKAFYIKHIEDLEGIKEDLEEAFGEPVANRYKLPHYTFLCWLCFEEYCYGIYRDVFEQ from the coding sequence ATGAAAGCCTTAGACAAAAACGAGTATACGGACTACGATGTAAGCCATGTATTCAACGAAATCATTTTAAGCCATTTGGATAGCTATAACGGAAAGAAAAAACAGCAGTTGAAGTCTTTCCTCGAAGACTTACAGAAAGGGGGCTGTATCAGCGGTATGATAGGGGAATTTATCTACCACAACGACTGCAAAGCTTTTTACATCAAACACATTGAAGATTTGGAAGGCATCAAAGAGGACTTGGAAGAAGCATTCGGAGAGCCTGTAGCCAACCGCTATAAACTGCCCCACTATACTTTTTTATGCTGGCTCTGCTTTGAGGAGTACTGCTACGGCATTTACAGAGATGTCTTTGAACAATAG
- a CDS encoding PcfJ domain-containing protein, protein MKPHTAIEKQIVALSESLAPITPEIHSWAEKTIFLKWGVLSRGKFHCLDCGNAWKPESEKQSAKFTACLACKGKLKMHGCNQVHFKEIEYSAVVTCLSDFQIVRIICSTKQMKKNCLPSYSHTEVMQHWINPKGEVRTMSRSTNVFSHAYDAWQYYSPLEIRPKDFQNSPKYRINPYRFYPRLKVLPVLKRNGFKTSFYEVAPQVLLSSLLKDHCAETLLKTRQISWLRYYLESPHQHVLRNWQAVKICLKKNYTVSDFGIWEDYIELLRWFKKDITSALLVCPADLHLEHDRLVEKKQQLLRKKYLVKMRAEIEKAQGLYAEEKKQFFGLCFSGAGITISVLENVSEFMTEGDSLRHCVFTNEYFKKIDSLLFSARIDNKPIETIEVSLSKMEIAQCRGLRNHNSKHHKAIFSLMKKNLYQIRSRMKKKKAEQC, encoded by the coding sequence ATGAAACCGCATACCGCCATAGAAAAACAGATAGTCGCATTAAGCGAATCCCTTGCGCCCATTACCCCCGAAATACACTCATGGGCAGAAAAGACCATTTTTCTGAAATGGGGCGTTTTATCACGTGGAAAATTTCACTGTCTGGACTGTGGAAACGCTTGGAAACCCGAATCCGAAAAACAGTCTGCGAAATTTACGGCTTGCTTAGCCTGTAAAGGAAAACTTAAAATGCACGGTTGCAATCAAGTGCATTTCAAGGAAATAGAATACAGCGCAGTAGTAACTTGTCTTTCGGATTTTCAAATAGTGCGCATCATTTGTTCGACCAAACAGATGAAGAAGAACTGTCTGCCCTCCTATTCCCATACCGAAGTGATGCAGCATTGGATAAACCCAAAAGGCGAAGTGCGCACCATGTCACGCAGTACAAATGTTTTTTCGCACGCATACGATGCATGGCAGTACTATTCGCCCCTTGAAATCCGCCCAAAGGATTTTCAGAACTCTCCCAAGTACCGAATCAACCCCTACAGGTTTTATCCACGCTTGAAAGTGCTTCCCGTATTGAAACGAAATGGCTTTAAGACAAGTTTTTATGAGGTAGCACCTCAGGTGTTGCTTTCATCATTATTAAAAGACCACTGTGCTGAAACTCTGCTGAAAACTAGGCAGATTTCATGGCTCCGCTATTACCTTGAATCTCCCCATCAGCATGTCCTGCGCAACTGGCAGGCCGTAAAAATATGTCTTAAAAAGAATTATACAGTTTCCGATTTTGGAATTTGGGAGGATTATATCGAACTTTTGCGTTGGTTTAAAAAAGACATAACCTCCGCCCTGCTCGTCTGTCCTGCTGATTTACACTTGGAGCATGACAGATTGGTGGAGAAAAAACAGCAGTTGCTGAGAAAAAAATATCTTGTGAAAATGCGTGCGGAAATAGAAAAAGCGCAAGGTCTGTATGCTGAGGAGAAAAAACAGTTTTTCGGGTTATGCTTTTCAGGGGCAGGAATTACTATTTCAGTATTGGAGAATGTTTCTGAATTTATGACCGAAGGCGACAGCCTGAGACACTGTGTTTTTACCAATGAGTATTTCAAAAAGATAGATTCCCTGCTCTTCTCTGCACGCATTGACAACAAACCAATCGAAACTATAGAGGTTTCTCTTTCTAAAATGGAAATAGCACAGTGCCGTGGTTTGAGGAATCACAATTCAAAACATCATAAAGCTATTTTCAGTTTGATGAAAAAAAACCTTTATCAGATTCGCTCCCGAATGAAAAAGAAGAAAGCAGAACAATGCTAA
- a CDS encoding PcfK-like family protein → MKPSEDFKTAIENYLNTTAQGDSAFAQSLAKETKNIESCCSYIFGEVKKTGLCAFDNQEIFDMALKYYNDDSIGAPAPINCKVVVNQPVKADLFSSAPEMTPQVARPETVVLHTAKPVQQTLTLFDL, encoded by the coding sequence ATGAAACCATCTGAAGACTTTAAAACTGCTATAGAGAATTATCTCAATACAACTGCGCAGGGCGATTCAGCCTTTGCCCAAAGCCTTGCCAAAGAAACCAAAAACATCGAGAGCTGTTGCAGTTACATTTTTGGCGAGGTCAAAAAAACAGGATTGTGCGCCTTTGACAATCAGGAAATCTTTGATATGGCACTCAAATATTATAACGATGACAGTATTGGTGCGCCTGCACCAATCAACTGTAAAGTGGTGGTAAATCAGCCTGTAAAGGCTGATTTATTCAGCTCTGCTCCTGAAATGACTCCGCAGGTCGCAAGACCTGAAACTGTAGTGTTGCATACAGCGAAACCCGTACAGCAAACCTTAACACTTTTTGACTTATGA
- a CDS encoding heme-binding domain-containing protein — protein MKRFIRKILFIGLIIFLLMQLYQPARNSDYGQVLPIHISKVYPIPKNIQTILKTSCYDCHSSNTQYPWYSYIQPARTFMEGHIKEGKENLNFSQWGSYSKRKQENKLDRIAKQIKANQMPLASYTLIHKDAVLNTVQKEQLLNWIEKVSDSLSKIN, from the coding sequence ATGAAACGGTTCATCAGAAAGATTCTTTTTATTGGGTTAATTATTTTTCTACTGATGCAATTGTATCAGCCTGCCCGCAATTCCGATTACGGGCAGGTTTTACCAATTCACATTTCAAAAGTCTATCCCATTCCCAAAAATATACAAACGATTCTTAAGACTTCTTGTTACGATTGTCACAGCAGCAACACGCAATATCCATGGTACTCCTACATCCAGCCGGCACGTACCTTTATGGAAGGACATATCAAGGAAGGAAAAGAAAATTTGAATTTCAGCCAATGGGGAAGTTATTCGAAACGAAAACAGGAAAATAAATTAGACCGAATTGCCAAGCAGATAAAAGCCAATCAAATGCCTTTGGCTTCCTATACGCTGATCCATAAAGATGCAGTACTGAATACTGTTCAGAAAGAACAGCTACTCAATTGGATTGAAAAAGTAAGTGATAGTCTTTCAAAAATAAATTAA
- a CDS encoding TolC family protein encodes MNYENMANLKYMMSNIKILAVLLLLLPLQLLSQTQQVLSLDTILHRIDKKNVLLQSYSLKAEGYKYSADAATAWMAPMVGVGTFMTPYPFQEVMDDRDKGSLMFRVEQDIPNIGKLNKKKKFIQSQGNIENATRTVTLNDYKAQAKQLYYSWMVAEERMKVLDQNEKIMLTMKKIEEVRYPYNQSQLGNVYKIDARIEENKNMIRMQEGEIAKARAWLNSLMNQPGNADFSIDTSITPVFNPALHDTTSLAAVRGDIKKMDAGIESMQLSIQAMKAEKNPSFKIQFDHMNSFDKMMPKAYSVMAMMSIPIAPWSSKMYKSDVKAMQYNVQAMEKEKSAMLQETQGMLYGMQYEILTMQKRIQGLETKIIPSMQKSLDVNFLNYQENKLQIPVVIDSWEALNMLQNNLLDEKLKLYQMIVDYEKELYR; translated from the coding sequence ATGAATTACGAAAATATGGCAAACTTGAAGTACATGATGTCAAACATTAAAATACTGGCAGTACTATTGCTTTTACTGCCATTACAGCTATTGAGCCAGACCCAACAGGTCTTGTCTCTTGATACAATCCTTCACAGGATTGATAAAAAAAACGTGCTCCTGCAAAGCTATAGCCTAAAGGCTGAAGGGTACAAATATAGTGCTGATGCCGCAACGGCATGGATGGCACCAATGGTGGGTGTTGGGACATTTATGACACCCTATCCTTTTCAGGAAGTTATGGATGACCGCGACAAAGGATCTTTAATGTTCAGAGTTGAACAAGATATCCCCAATATAGGAAAGCTAAACAAGAAGAAAAAATTTATCCAGTCCCAAGGAAATATTGAGAACGCTACGCGGACCGTTACCCTTAACGACTATAAAGCGCAGGCCAAACAGCTCTACTACAGCTGGATGGTAGCCGAAGAGCGAATGAAAGTTTTGGATCAGAACGAAAAGATAATGTTGACCATGAAAAAGATTGAGGAAGTACGCTATCCTTACAATCAGTCGCAATTGGGTAATGTATACAAGATTGACGCAAGGATTGAAGAGAACAAAAATATGATCCGCATGCAGGAAGGTGAAATCGCAAAAGCAAGAGCATGGCTCAACAGCTTGATGAACCAGCCTGGCAATGCTGATTTTTCAATCGACACAAGTATTACTCCTGTCTTCAACCCTGCTTTGCACGACACCACAAGTCTTGCTGCTGTGCGGGGAGATATTAAAAAGATGGATGCGGGAATTGAATCGATGCAGCTCAGTATTCAGGCGATGAAAGCGGAGAAAAATCCCTCTTTTAAAATCCAGTTTGACCACATGAATTCTTTCGATAAAATGATGCCCAAAGCCTATTCGGTAATGGCAATGATGTCTATTCCTATTGCTCCATGGTCATCAAAAATGTATAAATCAGATGTTAAAGCAATGCAATATAATGTACAGGCAATGGAGAAAGAGAAATCCGCCATGCTGCAGGAAACCCAGGGTATGTTATATGGTATGCAATATGAAATACTGACCATGCAAAAAAGAATCCAGGGACTCGAAACAAAAATAATCCCTTCAATGCAAAAATCGCTGGATGTAAACTTTCTGAACTATCAGGAAAACAAACTGCAGATTCCTGTAGTAATTGACTCCTGGGAAGCTTTAAATATGCTGCAGAATAACTTATTAGATGAAAAATTAAAACTATATCAAATGATTGTCGATTATGAAAAAGAACTCTATCGCTAA
- a CDS encoding efflux RND transporter permease subunit has protein sequence MKRIKNIFRKKTQWISEEERLKVIEKSSKQVSRGVFFATIIIITSFLPVFMLTGQEGKLFHPLAYTKTFILIVDALLVLTLAPVLISFFMKGKFRPTDAHPVNRFLEKGYEPIIRWVLKWRKTTLTVNILALLISIPLLMRLGTEFMPPLDEQSILFMPVTLPDVSNGEIKRILQVQDKIIKSVPEVESVLGKAGRANTATDNSPMSMIETIIMLKPKSEWRKGIDKKDIIKELDTKLQIPGVVNGWTQPIINRINMLATGIRTDVGIKVYGQNLDTIARVSERVKMALEGTPGVSDLFVDPITGGKYLDVDVNRSELARYGLTVDDVNQTVEFALGGASIGNTVEGRRRFSISVRMAQDYRNSVERIKRIPLQSPTFGEVPLSSVADIKFVDGPPMISSENALLRGAVMFNIRDRDMGGTVQEAMKKLESAKNILPEGYFIEWSGQYENLISGEKTLKIIAPIVLLIIFFSLYFAFNSLREAFLSLITVPFALIGGAYIIFFWDVNLSVAVAVGFIALFGIAVETGIVMVIYLNDAMEQLIKAKGNSRETITKDDLREYVVHGAAKRLRPKLMTVCVSLFGLVPVLWSNGVGMDVMKPIVLPMIGGVFTSAVHILLVTPLIFLMSKEYELRKYGKLEVHDVKH, from the coding sequence ATGAAAAGAATTAAAAATATATTTCGCAAAAAAACACAGTGGATATCCGAAGAGGAAAGGCTTAAAGTAATTGAGAAAAGCAGCAAGCAGGTTTCTCGCGGGGTATTCTTTGCCACCATAATTATAATTACTTCTTTCCTGCCTGTATTTATGCTTACCGGACAGGAAGGAAAGCTATTCCATCCCTTGGCTTATACAAAAACTTTCATACTGATTGTGGATGCCTTGTTGGTACTTACATTAGCTCCGGTACTGATCTCTTTTTTTATGAAAGGGAAATTCCGTCCAACTGATGCACATCCCGTAAATCGTTTTTTGGAAAAAGGTTATGAGCCTATCATACGCTGGGTCCTAAAATGGAGAAAAACAACCCTTACGGTTAATATTTTGGCGTTATTGATTTCCATTCCATTATTGATGCGGCTGGGAACAGAGTTCATGCCCCCACTGGATGAGCAGAGCATTTTATTTATGCCTGTTACCCTGCCTGATGTATCCAATGGAGAAATCAAACGCATCTTGCAGGTACAGGATAAAATAATAAAATCAGTTCCCGAAGTAGAAAGTGTTTTAGGCAAAGCCGGACGGGCTAATACAGCTACCGATAATTCCCCAATGAGCATGATTGAGACCATTATCATGCTAAAACCAAAATCAGAATGGCGTAAAGGAATAGACAAAAAAGACATTATTAAGGAACTCGATACCAAACTGCAGATCCCGGGTGTGGTAAACGGTTGGACACAGCCTATCATCAACCGTATCAATATGCTCGCTACAGGAATTCGTACCGACGTGGGTATTAAAGTCTACGGTCAAAATCTCGATACCATTGCGCGAGTATCAGAAAGAGTAAAAATGGCTTTAGAGGGAACCCCTGGAGTGTCTGACTTATTTGTGGATCCTATTACTGGTGGCAAATACCTGGATGTTGATGTCAATCGTTCCGAACTGGCCCGTTATGGACTCACTGTAGATGACGTAAACCAAACCGTGGAATTTGCCTTAGGAGGAGCGTCCATCGGCAATACCGTTGAAGGACGAAGACGATTTTCAATAAGCGTTCGTATGGCACAGGACTATAGAAATAGCGTAGAACGCATTAAACGCATTCCCCTGCAGTCTCCAACCTTTGGAGAGGTGCCCCTATCTTCTGTTGCCGATATTAAATTCGTAGATGGCCCTCCAATGATTAGTTCAGAAAATGCACTCCTTCGCGGGGCAGTCATGTTCAACATACGTGATCGTGATATGGGGGGAACCGTACAGGAAGCTATGAAAAAATTAGAAAGTGCCAAAAATATACTTCCCGAAGGGTACTTTATAGAATGGAGCGGACAATATGAGAACCTGATCAGCGGAGAAAAGACCCTTAAAATCATTGCACCGATAGTATTGCTTATTATTTTCTTCTCCCTCTATTTTGCCTTTAATTCCCTTAGAGAAGCCTTCTTAAGTCTTATAACAGTGCCTTTTGCTTTGATTGGAGGTGCCTATATAATTTTTTTCTGGGATGTCAATCTATCAGTGGCAGTAGCTGTAGGTTTTATAGCCTTGTTTGGTATTGCCGTGGAAACCGGAATTGTGATGGTTATCTATCTCAATGATGCAATGGAGCAGCTTATCAAGGCCAAAGGTAATTCAAGAGAAACCATTACTAAAGACGATCTCAGAGAATATGTGGTACACGGCGCCGCAAAGAGATTACGCCCAAAACTAATGACCGTCTGTGTCTCATTATTTGGATTAGTGCCTGTCCTTTGGTCCAATGGTGTCGGAATGGATGTAATGAAACCAATCGTATTGCCTATGATTGGCGGCGTATTTACCTCTGCCGTACATATCTTATTAGTAACCCCGCTTATTTTCCTAATGTCTAAAGAATATGAATTACGAAAATATGGCAAACTTGAAGTACATGATGTCAAACATTAA
- a CDS encoding efflux RND transporter permease subunit: MVHKLIEWSLRNRFIILLLSAGIFVWGIISIQKNPIDAIPDLSENQVIVFTEWMGRAPQLVEDQITYPLVTNLQGLPKIKYVRAASMFGMSFIYVIFEDDVDVYWARSRVLERLSTISSTLPKGVAPQLGPDGTGVGHILWYTLDAPGIDLGEQRALQDWYVKFALQNVPGVSEIASFGGFQKEYQVTIDPNKLLYYKLSVPEVISAVRANNNESGGRKFDMSDIGYIIKTSGYLKSIKEIEDIPLKNQNGIPIKVSDIGTVQMSGETRLGIFDHNGTGEAVGGIVVMRYGENADAVIDNVKEKMKEVAKGLPKGVKFNIVYDRGHLIKESIDSVKRTLIEEMIVVSLIVIIFLFHWRSALSIIIQIPITIAASFILLNAFGISSNIMSLTGIALAIGVIVDNGIIMSENAYQHLSQRYAQWESEQKTETNSDEKN; encoded by the coding sequence ATGGTACACAAATTAATAGAATGGTCCCTGCGCAACCGTTTCATCATATTACTATTATCAGCAGGAATATTTGTTTGGGGTATTATCTCTATTCAAAAAAATCCTATTGATGCTATTCCAGATCTATCTGAAAATCAGGTAATCGTTTTTACAGAATGGATGGGACGTGCTCCACAGCTCGTTGAAGACCAGATCACCTATCCCTTGGTTACCAACCTTCAGGGATTGCCTAAAATTAAATATGTAAGGGCTGCTTCCATGTTTGGAATGAGTTTTATCTATGTCATTTTTGAGGATGATGTTGATGTATACTGGGCAAGATCAAGAGTACTGGAAAGGCTCAGTACAATTAGCAGCACCCTGCCCAAAGGAGTTGCACCGCAATTGGGACCCGATGGAACCGGAGTTGGCCATATACTCTGGTATACTTTGGACGCTCCCGGCATTGACCTTGGCGAACAAAGGGCACTGCAGGACTGGTATGTCAAATTTGCTTTGCAAAATGTCCCCGGAGTAAGTGAAATTGCTTCTTTTGGAGGATTTCAAAAAGAATACCAGGTTACCATTGATCCAAACAAACTGCTATATTATAAGCTGTCTGTCCCTGAGGTTATAAGCGCCGTACGAGCCAATAATAACGAAAGCGGCGGAAGAAAATTCGACATGAGTGATATTGGCTATATCATTAAGACATCCGGTTATCTGAAATCCATAAAAGAAATTGAGGATATTCCACTGAAAAACCAGAATGGTATCCCTATAAAAGTCAGCGATATAGGAACAGTCCAGATGAGCGGAGAAACCCGATTGGGAATCTTTGATCATAATGGTACAGGCGAAGCTGTTGGAGGCATCGTCGTGATGCGTTACGGTGAAAACGCCGATGCCGTTATTGATAATGTGAAAGAAAAGATGAAAGAAGTCGCAAAAGGGCTTCCTAAAGGGGTAAAATTCAATATTGTATATGACCGAGGGCATCTGATCAAAGAGTCTATTGATTCGGTTAAGCGCACCTTAATTGAAGAGATGATTGTGGTTTCGCTTATCGTTATTATTTTTCTTTTCCATTGGCGCAGCGCATTAAGTATCATAATCCAGATCCCAATTACAATTGCCGCGAGTTTCATACTTCTAAATGCCTTTGGAATATCCTCCAATATCATGTCCCTTACCGGTATCGCACTTGCCATTGGGGTAATAGTTGACAACGGTATTATTATGAGTGAAAATGCCTACCAGCATCTCTCACAACGGTATGCACAATGGGAATCCGAACAAAAAACTGAAACAAACTCTGATGAAAAGAATTAA
- a CDS encoding DUF3347 domain-containing protein — MKSIQKGLMAITLLLSVIVFGAPIKNAKNINAKIYGNCLMCKTAIEKAGNIKNIASVNWNENTKIAAITYDEKKTNQDEVLKRIALAGYDSDQFLAPGDAYAKLPQCCQYERTNMAAPIKKSEMDMGKMDHSQHTAAVPADAQENSPFKAIFDSYFDVKDALVKTDAKTAALKSKELLTAINAIKMENLKPKEHTAWMNAMKSLASDATNISENQDVKKQRESFKSLSKNTYDLIKTADQPQPVYYNHCPMVDANWLSKESGIKNPYYGSQMLSCGSTIETIK; from the coding sequence ATGAAATCAATTCAAAAAGGATTGATGGCAATCACTCTATTGCTGTCAGTCATAGTGTTTGGCGCACCTATAAAAAATGCAAAAAACATAAATGCAAAAATTTATGGTAATTGTTTAATGTGCAAAACTGCTATTGAAAAAGCAGGAAACATCAAAAATATCGCTTCGGTAAACTGGAATGAAAACACCAAAATAGCGGCTATTACCTATGATGAGAAGAAAACAAATCAGGATGAAGTCCTGAAAAGAATTGCCTTAGCAGGATATGACAGCGACCAGTTCTTAGCTCCTGGTGACGCCTATGCAAAACTTCCACAATGCTGCCAATATGAAAGAACAAATATGGCGGCTCCAATAAAAAAATCCGAAATGGATATGGGTAAAATGGATCATTCACAGCATACAGCCGCAGTTCCTGCAGATGCACAAGAAAACAGTCCTTTTAAAGCAATTTTCGACAGCTACTTTGATGTAAAAGATGCTTTGGTGAAAACAGATGCTAAAACTGCCGCATTGAAATCTAAAGAGCTCCTTACTGCAATCAATGCTATTAAAATGGAGAACCTAAAGCCAAAAGAACATACTGCATGGATGAATGCAATGAAAAGTTTAGCTTCAGATGCCACAAATATTTCTGAAAACCAAGATGTAAAAAAGCAAAGGGAATCCTTTAAAAGCCTTTCCAAAAACACGTACGATCTTATAAAAACTGCTGATCAGCCGCAGCCGGTTTATTATAATCATTGTCCAATGGTTGATGCGAATTGGCTCAGCAAAGAAAGCGGCATCAAGAATCCGTATTACGGTTCACAGATGTTAAGCTGTGGATCAACTATAGAAACAATCAAATAA
- a CDS encoding DUF3347 domain-containing protein codes for MKNTILSAILMVCVMVSGNAQSKKTEAKFSTQQIVADYLALKNALAKDDSNGAAKAGKALYSAFKTTNVKSINPKSKAEYLDIADDAKEHAEHIGANGGNIEHQREHFALLSKDINDLIKTFGAAKTLYQDSCPMYDGGKGAIWISETKEIKNPYYGSKMLTCGSMKKQL; via the coding sequence ATGAAAAATACAATTCTTTCAGCCATATTAATGGTATGCGTAATGGTTTCTGGCAATGCGCAAAGCAAAAAAACAGAAGCAAAATTTTCAACTCAGCAAATTGTTGCAGATTATTTAGCGTTAAAAAATGCACTCGCAAAAGATGACAGCAACGGGGCCGCTAAAGCTGGCAAGGCACTGTATTCGGCTTTCAAAACCACAAATGTAAAATCGATAAATCCAAAATCCAAAGCTGAATATCTTGATATAGCTGACGATGCCAAAGAGCATGCAGAACATATTGGGGCCAATGGCGGTAATATTGAGCATCAAAGAGAGCATTTCGCTCTATTGAGTAAAGACATAAATGATTTGATCAAAACTTTTGGAGCTGCAAAAACACTATATCAGGATTCTTGCCCTATGTATGATGGTGGAAAAGGAGCTATCTGGATCAGTGAAACAAAAGAGATAAAAAACCCTTACTATGGTTCTAAAATGCTTACCTGCGGTTCAATGAAAAAACAATTGTAA
- a CDS encoding DUF3347 domain-containing protein, whose protein sequence is MKKLIFSTLVMAIVLTACNSKNKETAAPEAASGTAQNDSQLYACSMHPEITGKKGDKCSKCGMELTEPVKETAGKSAEVETAQTAQGTFSINEIVSNYLSLKNALTKDDTKGAADAGKALYAVFNSVNPNSIDAKLKAEYLDIADDAKEHAEHIGANGGNIEHQREHFAVLSKDMNDLIKSFKSEQKLYQDFCPMYDGGKGAIWISETKEIKNPYQGKKMLTCGSMKKEL, encoded by the coding sequence ATGAAAAAACTAATTTTCTCAACCCTTGTAATGGCAATTGTACTTACAGCTTGTAATTCAAAAAACAAAGAAACTGCAGCTCCTGAAGCGGCTTCCGGGACAGCTCAGAATGACTCGCAATTGTATGCCTGTTCCATGCATCCTGAAATTACAGGAAAAAAAGGAGACAAATGTTCCAAATGCGGAATGGAATTAACCGAGCCAGTAAAGGAAACGGCCGGAAAAAGTGCAGAAGTAGAAACAGCCCAGACTGCTCAAGGAACATTTTCTATAAACGAAATCGTGAGTAATTATCTGTCCCTAAAAAATGCATTAACCAAAGATGATACAAAAGGAGCTGCAGATGCAGGCAAGGCATTATATGCAGTTTTTAACAGTGTAAATCCCAATTCGATAGATGCGAAATTAAAAGCAGAATATCTTGATATTGCTGATGATGCCAAAGAACACGCAGAACATATTGGAGCTAACGGCGGAAATATTGAACACCAGAGAGAGCATTTTGCCGTGTTAAGTAAAGACATGAATGATTTGATAAAATCTTTCAAATCAGAACAAAAATTGTATCAGGACTTTTGTCCTATGTATGATGGCGGAAAAGGAGCTATTTGGATAAGCGAAACCAAGGAGATCAAAAACCCATATCAAGGAAAAAAAATGTTAACCTGTGGTTCTATGAAAAAAGAACTATAG